A region of the Dysidea avara chromosome 9, odDysAvar1.4, whole genome shotgun sequence genome:
TTACTCCTGTTAACATATCCAATATTGACAATCTGCCCCATCCATACAATGCAGTGATCAAGAAGTTAGCAAAATTTGCTTTTCTTGCTTTAAAAAAAGACCAGTTGATGTTTTCTCTGTCTGAAATTCAGACAGTGTTCTCTGATGTAACACCTGCCAACTGTAATAGTTATGGATATGGATTAATAAAACAAACTCGCTATTTTACTGATGTTTGTGCATTTGAATCGTATTATTTCCTACATTTTTCTATTCAAGAATACTTGGCAGCTTGTCACATTGCCTCATTGCCTTACTTTACATTGTTAAACCTACTAAAAAAAACATTTTGGGATATTCGCTACCTTAATACGTGGATGATGTATGTTGGTATAACTGGTGGCCAACAGTTTGTGTTCAATCATTTTCTGTCTGGTAATGTCATACCAAGACCCATTGTGCCTTCAATATCACGTAATATACAGCAAGACAAAATAAAATGTCTATATTTGAATCAATGTTTGGCAGAAACTGAACACTGTTTGCTTTCAACAATACAAAATATGTTTCAGAATGGAGTACTTGATGTAAGCCACCACCCTCTATCACTGCAAGACTTACATACACTTGTGAGTTTATTAATAAGATCACCTAACAAACAGTGGGAAAAACTAACATTGTCTAATTGTAGTATCAATGAAGAACATTGTGAAATCCTGTGGGAGAATGGTTGGACACACAATGCAGATTCTGAATTATCTGTCAGGATGGTTGATATTTCTCACAACAACATACAATGGGAATCACTAATAAAAATTTGTGATTTACTGAAACATTGGCACAGTAAAGAGATAGTTCTTTCCATAAACAACTTGCTAGACACCACAACATCATGTTTGAAATGTGAATTTGAAAAGAAATTGATGCAGTATTTTCTGGGACGTGACTCTCAGGAAGCACAGCTATATTTAGTATACGTGGCAGAACAATGTAAACTGATTGTGGTATGCCTGTTGTTTCATGAAAAAGAAACCTATTGGTGCACCTGTTCTATTATGTGTTACCAATTAACAGAGTGCAAACTAAATGATGAATTGATTGCAAAATTGGGCAAAATGAACTTAAACCCAACAAAATGTGAATTATACTACATTACTAACCAAAATTCTGCTGAAATAACATCTACTTTATCACGTATATTTACCAGAATAACATTTAGTGGATTTTGTTTTCATTCAGAAGATGTAATTAATGGGCTTAACATCAGTGCAGATACTTCAATTGACCAACGCGGGCTAACACAAAATGTAAATGTCAAAACTAATTTGCAAACAATAGATGCATGTAAAATTGCCATATATTTGTATGATACGTTTAAATTGCATATGTCATGTACATTGACAGAACTATGCATGTTAAACATCAGCATTAATGATGAAGCAGCAAATGATGTTGCAGCTACTGTTTTATATGGTAGCAACAATTTAAAGTATTTTTCTTTAATTAACAATAATTTGCAAAGTAAAGGCATGATAAAGATTACCAAAGCTTTGCAGAAAATCCGGTCATTGATAGTTTTGGAAGTAAAATGTAACAATATTGGAAAAGAaacagcagatgatattgctgATGTTATATCTCATAATGCTGGACTTCATCTACTAAATCTGAGCCACAACAACTTACAGACTGAGGGTGCAATAAAAATTGCCAAAGCTCTACAGAAAATTCGCTACTTACAAATTCTGCATATGAATGATAATAATATTGGTGATGAAGCAGCAAGTGATATTGCAGCTGTTATATCTTGTAACAATTTCCTTTCCCAGCTGTATCTATCTTATAATGCTTTGCAAGTGAATGGTATAAAGAAAATTGTCAACGTTTTACAGGGGAAGACTACACTACAAAAAATTGCCATAGGGGGTAGCAAGATAGGTAATGACACAGTGGATGGCATTATGAAAATTGTATCTCAAGGCCTTCAACTTACAGTAATAGACCTAAGTGACTGCAATTTACAACCTGAAAGTACAATGCGTATTGTCAGAGCAGTTAACAAAAAAATACTAAATTTAAAAGAATTTAATATAGGAGGTAACAGTATTTGCATTGAAGCAGTAGATCATATTAAAGTTGTTCTTAATCGCAATGTTGGACTTCAAGCATTGTGTCTAAATAATAGTAAATTGAATACTATGAGTGTAATAGAGATTACCAGAGCTCTACGAACTTCATCTTTGCTAGTTTTATACATGGGAGGTAATGATATTGGTGATGGAGCAGCAGGTGATATTGCAAACGTTTTATCTCATAACGAAAAACTTAAACGATTGGATCTAAACCAAAGTAACTTACAAACTAAAGGTGTAGAAAAAATTGCCAAAGCTTTGCAAAAAATATCGTCTTTGCAAGTGCTTGACATAGGAGGAAATAAAATTGGCAATGGAACAGCAGATGAGATTGTATCTGTTTTACACGGTAACCCTGATCTTCAACTATTGGATGTAAGTAATTGTAGTCTAACACCTGAAAATACAACAAGGATCATCAAAGGTTTGAAAAAGGCTTCATCTCTATTAGTGTTTAATATAAGAGGCAACATAATTGACTCTGAGGTAACAGATAATATTGGAGTTATTTTATCTCAAAACACCAAGCTTGCAGTGTTGGATCTAAGTAGTAGTAATTTACAAGCCAGTGATGCAATGAGAGTTGCAATGGTTATGAAGAATACTTCATCTGTGTTAGGATGTGCTATGATTGATGGAAACCATAGCAGTGTATTTACGAATAATTTATTTTTTGACATTGTGCAAAAGCTACAAAATATTAGTGGAAAATATGTGCACACTTGGCTGGAAAAAAATTGCTTAAATTTTACAACTACATCCTCTTTATTTTTGGTTACCAAACGACACAAGCATAATGATATTATACTGGATCACTCTTTAAGACCGTTAATACTCAGTGCTGATATACAGATAACCAATCTTAGTCAAAATGGCCTACAAGCTAATGgtacaataaaaataatgaaGATTTTTCAACCATCTCCATCACTGACATTTTTGTATATAATAGGTAAACCAATTGATGATAATTTAGCAAATAGCATTGCAGATATTTTAATTGTTAATCCTAATCTGCAAGAATTAATTCTATGTGGAAACGGTTTGCTAGCTTCAGGTGctataacaattacaaatgcaTTACAGAACACTTCTTCTTTGACAGTACTTAGCTTGAGAGATAACGACATCAGTGATGAAGCAACAGATAACATTGCATCTGTTTTATCACAAAATACCAAACTACAACAATTAGATATCAGTGGAAATACAATACATAGTGAAGGTGCAGTGAAGATTGCTAGAGCTTTATTAAACACCACAAGTTTAGTAGTATTTAACATGTCTAACAATGAGATTGATGATGAGGCTGCTGATACCATTGCAGCTGTTATATCTTGTAATACCACTAGACTACAGCATTTCGATCTAAGTGGAAACAATATACAGGGTCAAGGCTTGGCAATAATTTCTATGGCACTGCAAAATGTGCCTGTTGAGAAAGTGTATGAAACTGATGATAATGTTGGTGTTGATTTATCAGTAGATCCAACATTTGTTGTGTTAAAAACATACCCTATGGATACGAACTGCTTTGTTTAATGCAAACTTTGCTTTTAAATTTTACAATCATGTCAGTGTGCTACTTTTACTATACAGATTTTGTGATCATGTTGTTGTAATACATATCATTTTGTTTTGGCATAATGTGCATACAGTTTTTGGCTATAAGGAAGTAAACATATCCTGTAACTACCATGCACAGACTGTTGACAGTAAGTAGAGTTGTTGGAATAGACTGTGTTTATAGTTTCAATGGCAATGTAGTTCATGATTATAACAGTATCCCACCATGCCATGTATTTTCATAAACTCTAATTTTACCCAGTTACAGTAATGAAATAATGTAGGGTACAGACACAGCTTAGCAGCCCACAGCATGTATCAATACGAACTAACGGATGTGTCACTCCTGCAGTGCTCCCTACATACCAACAACAAATACAATACCTCAAAAGAGTGAAAGTGTATTGTAATCAGTGTTTGGGAAAAGGTACACAACAAGAGAAATGGTGCAACTAAAAAGGTTTCAAATATCCAAACCAGAAGTTTCTATGTTAGTCACAAGCAAAATTGTGAGCATTTTATTAAAGAAGCATAAGCTAGATGATTTTTTAAACAGAAACTttcagtacgatagtactgtatagtagggaccacaaaggtatgGGTgtagcccatgaaaaaacacccaaaagccagcctcacttttccctgatgatgaagcagtattggttaggtaaaactaagcccaaacaagccttcagattgacccgaaatgctttcatcaagttgctacgaaaatttttttaaattataaaaaACGGAATttcctactgactgactaactgattccttcagacaagcgtaacttgataacagctaaggctacaggcttgattttttcattgttcgatgtcacttcagctggacacgtgccttttggcataccatagtacatacaatgcgttcttcatggacttacctagtgtcctcctttgtgtcccattcatctttgctaacagcaaaaggtgttgatttggtggtagcgtgtgatggcttcccttcataacggaaattgtccatatttttcatagtggctactttgatttcagaggtgcttttcagatagttcttgattcataatgctgtgcaaccagttgaacatagctgacaatgaagcgtaatggatatctcacttttcagatgataattgacagCTGATCAGCatgatttttttcttttgtgatatgtgtgggttcaccggtcataataattttatttcacAAAAAAGTTAGcgaaaaagtacacaaaaaattttggaattttcaactagagtacggaccatagcacatcaataaaaatgactgaaacaagctggagtagtgcacgatatatCACAGTGGAACAACAAATGTTATATCCCCAAGAGCGGCTCTAggattttggtgactggtttctaatCAAGAgggtgaagacaaaaaaaaggtaACTGTATGCTGAGAATATCTGGCTTCCACTAACTAtatattaatatcactgataaagtacatttaaaagtctTTAATTATACCTACGTACCTTGCTTCTTATAAGTTTTActgtgtactactccagcttgtttcagtactttttatcaatgtgctatggtccctactctagttgaaaattccaaaatgtTTTGTGTGCTTGTAACTTAacgggagaccaatgaaatttgtgactgaatttgacgaAACCCGGCtttgacgcacaaagcttcattaggagatatggtgattttaagtaatcattgtgtagtaacttcccagtgcctacagctgtgcaaacaaaatttgcaccaattattcatctatttactagctatcactgtgtgggtgtataagtttctgacacccaaaatatgccctgttttgggcagcttttttcgagctgGTAATAATATTGCAGGTAGTAGTAATAGGGGGGTgttgggtgggcttaatataggagtataaaatggagcaagacaaatggaatccagaggccatgTTTGGTCCTCCATAGCCCTCAAATCACTGCAGATTAATTGAGAatactattggcgagctctctgtgaacaaagccatggccatttaatggcaccaatcttCCACTCGTGGCTTGACAGGGTcagaagaaagctgctgcagaaaccagacttgccagtcttGTCTGGCTACTTGTATGGTTGCTGTTTATCTCACAGAAATGACACTCTCTGAGCAGCTATTTTGCAGATCACTTGCATAGTGTGACATCAGTGTTCCATACTTGGTGCTTTAGAATACTTTGTCATGTACATACTAATAGTGATGCTCATGTTTGATCCTCAAATGCAAGCAGTAGCAGATGAGACATTCTGGATTAATTAACTTAATAAAAATTAAGAGCTTAGGGCAGGAGCTCATTGAGTCCAACCTTGGGCTCCTGCTTAGAGTGTGATCTTGAAATGATACAATTTATACGTATCAACAAACAATTAACATCTGTACATGGTAGCCACTGTATAGTCACAAGTTATACCATGTTTCAGTACTCAGTAGAGAAAGCATCAAGTAGTGAGAGATAATACAATACTGAATGAAACTTCAATTCTGAAAAACTTATATATCACAATGGTATAAAGGTTAATATGAATAAATTGTTGATTTTCCCATAAGATTACAGAGAACTTTCATGCAACAGTTTTGGGACATCACATTCGAGTATGTGTGATGAAATAGCAAGTGTGTCAAAGTAAATATTTAACAGCCAATATGCCTAACCATTTCAaacaaattttacatttctttgGCCATCTCTGCTATGAGATCTCTGTATATTGTACATAACATTACATCACACATGATTACAGCATTACAGCCTACTAATAGTTACTGTTACACTACATCTCCCTCAAAGCTGTAACACTAGTCTTTGTAACATAGTGGGGGTCGAATCTCAGTTCCAGTTTTAGAACGAGTTCGTATTTGTCTCTGCACACTGGTACTGTTATCACTTGTTACATGCAGCTTCAGAGTTTCCTGAGGTCCTGGTTCTCAGGTGGTAGTGATTTTGACTGACTTCTCCAGATGGTATCTTGGCTCTGCCACTGATGATTGAATAGTTTCTTGAACTTTGCCATTCTGCATGTCAACCCAAACTGGAGTGTTCTCTGGAAGGTCAGGTAAAGATCTTGTTCTATGATGCCTGTCATAGCTCCTCTTTTGGTCATCTCTATACTTTCTCTCCCTTTCTGTGAATTCTTTCAGGTGTGGCCAGTTTGGCTGAAAAGCTCTAGTGTGTTGAGGAACATCTGTCCTTATAACTTGCCCCATTAAAAGTTCTGCTGGGCTGAGTCCACACCATGGCAAATTGGCAATG
Encoded here:
- the LOC136266396 gene encoding NACHT, LRR and PYD domains-containing protein 5-like: MAEIFVKPEPSEELREEPSVSRETEIPAKANRPLELFRNESYRKERPKMSDLENHVVPRWASMWRKLGTQLKVALHLMDNMEHDYPNDCERCCSKMLVEWLNCNRAPCWEDLIAAVDSLASYDCYPELRRAHKLLSERYIYNRYIPPTDDWPPYHPKHYTPLTLVHLEGQRTESEIIEVAHAVNYQKNRSKSNQSYSNFYDKKVKQYSDLFLPFEEQEPVPYIILIEGAPGIGKTILSKEIAMQWAKGTVLQKKRLLFLLYLRDPRVKSITNVPSLVKHFCQADSLTKVITDWLIETNGEHLAIILDGYDEISEADKCHFIHKDIIRRNKLGNCALVITSRPAASACLHNITNCRAEILGFTRENRKSFIKDALQKKPDKIEQLDEILKSNPVVDLLCYIPLNMSMLLCLVDKGTNEFFNLSNLANLYEKFVIMTITRSITKTKGITPVNISNIDNLPHPYNAVIKKLAKFAFLALKKDQLMFSLSEIQTVFSDVTPANCNSYGYGLIKQTRYFTDVCAFESYYFLHFSIQEYLAACHIASLPYFTLLNLLKKTFWDIRYLNTWMMYVGITGGQQFVFNHFLSGNVIPRPIVPSISRNIQQDKIKCLYLNQCLAETEHCLLSTIQNMFQNGVLDVSHHPLSLQDLHTLVSLLIRSPNKQWEKLTLSNCSINEEHCEILWENGWTHNADSELSVRMVDISHNNIQWESLIKICDLLKHWHSKEIVLSINNLLDTTTSCLKCEFEKKLMQYFLGRDSQEAQLYLVYVAEQCKLIVVCLLFHEKETYWCTCSIMCYQLTECKLNDELIAKLGKMNLNPTKCELYYITNQNSAEITSTLSRIFTRITFSGFCFHSEDVINGLNISADTSIDQRGLTQNVNVKTNLQTIDACKIAIYLYDTFKLHMSCTLTELCMLNISINDEAANDVAATVLYGSNNLKYFSLINNNLQSKGMIKITKALQKIRSLIVLEVKCNNIGKETADDIADVISHNAGLHLLNLSHNNLQTEGAIKIAKALQKIRYLQILHMNDNNIGDEAASDIAAVISCNNFLSQLYLSYNALQVNGIKKIVNVLQGKTTLQKIAIGGSKIGNDTVDGIMKIVSQGLQLTVIDLSDCNLQPESTMRIVRAVNKKILNLKEFNIGGNSICIEAVDHIKVVLNRNVGLQALCLNNSKLNTMSVIEITRALRTSSLLVLYMGGNDIGDGAAGDIANVLSHNEKLKRLDLNQSNLQTKGVEKIAKALQKISSLQVLDIGGNKIGNGTADEIVSVLHGNPDLQLLDVSNCSLTPENTTRIIKGLKKASSLLVFNIRGNIIDSEVTDNIGVILSQNTKLAVLDLSSSNLQASDAMRVAMVMKNTSSVLGCAMIDGNHSSVFTNNLFFDIVQKLQNISGKYVHTWLEKNCLNFTTTSSLFLVTKRHKHNDIILDHSLRPLILSADIQITNLSQNGLQANGTIKIMKIFQPSPSLTFLYIIGKPIDDNLANSIADILIVNPNLQELILCGNGLLASGAITITNALQNTSSLTVLSLRDNDISDEATDNIASVLSQNTKLQQLDISGNTIHSEGAVKIARALLNTTSLVVFNMSNNEIDDEAADTIAAVISCNTTRLQHFDLSGNNIQGQGLAIISMALQNVPVEKVYETDDNVGVDLSVDPTFVVLKTYPMDTNCFV